Genomic DNA from Paracoccus aminophilus JCM 7686:
TCTTTGGCATCACCATCATGGGCGGCATCTTCGCCTATGGCGCCTCCGAGCACTTCGCGCGCCGCATAGACGGCTTCCTTGCCGCCGAAGTCGATCCGCGCACCCAGATCGGCTATGCCACCAATGCGATTCAGGAAGGTGGCTTCTTCGGCGTGGGCGTCGGTGAAGGCACAGTGAAATGGTCGCTGCCCGATGCGCATACCGACTTCATCATCGCGGTCGCAGCCGAGGAATACGGCCTGATCATGGTGCTCGCGATCCTGTTTCTGTACGGAACCATCGTTGTGCGCTCGCTCAACCGCCTGCGCCGCGAGCGTGATCCGTTTGCGCGCATCGCGGGCACGGGTCTGGCCTGCGCCTTCGGGATTCAGGCGCTGATCAATATGGGCGTTGCGGTCCGGCTTTTGCCCGCAAAGGGCATGACCTTGCCTTTCGTGAGCTATGGCGGCTCCTCCGTGATCGCCTCGGGCATCGCGCTCGGGATGCTGCTCGCGCTGACGCGCTCGCGTCCGCAGGGCGAAATCGGCGACGTACTGGGTCGGGGACACTGACATGACCGCACCTTTGTGCCTGATCGCTGCCGGGGGAACCGGCGGCCATATGTTTCCCGCTCAGGCCCTGTCCGAAGAGCTGCTCAAGCGCGGCTGGCGGGTGAAGCTCTCGACCGATGAGCGCGGCGCGCGCTATGCCGGAGCCTTTCCGGCCGCCGTCCCGCGCGAGATCGTGGCCTCGGCGACGACGGCGCGCGGGGGCGCTCTGGCCAAGCTCGGCGTGCCCTTCCGCATCGCGAGCGGCGTTTTGGCGGCGCGGCGCGCGATGAAGGCCGACCGGCCCGCGGTGGTCGTGGGCTTTGGCGGCTATCCGACCATTCCCGCCATGTCGGCGGCGCTGACGCTTGGCATTCCGCGGATGATCCATGAGGCGAATGGCGTCATGGGCCGGGTCAACCGCGCCTTTGCCACCCGCGTCGATCTCGTCGCTTGCGGCATCTGGCCGACCGATCTGCCCAAAGGGGCCAAGGGCATCTACACCGGCAACCCGATCCGCGCGGCGGTCGAGGCCTATGTCGGCGCGCCCTATCAGGCGCCGCGCGCGGATACGCCGCTTCATGTGCTGGTGATCGGCGGCTCGCAGGGGGCGCGCGTGCTCTCGAAGGTCGTGCCCGAGGCGATTGCGGGCCTGCCGCCCGAGATCTGCGCCCGGCTGAGCCTGTCGCATCAGGCTCGCGCCGAGGATGCCGATGAGGTCAGCGCGACCTATCGCGCCGCCAGGATCGCGGCCGATGTTCAGCCCTTCTTTGCCGATGTCCCAGAGCGCCTTGCCGCCTGCCAATTGGTGATCTCGCGCTCGGGGGCCTCGTCCGTCGCCGATATCGCCGCGATCGGGCGCCCCTCGATCCTGATCCCCTTCGCCGCTGCCACCGGAGACCACCAGACCGCCAATTCGCGGGCTTTGGCCGAGGCGGGCGCGGCGGTGGTCTTGCCGGAATCAGTGCTTGACGTCGAAAGCCTGAGGCGCGACATCCGCGCGATCCTTTCGGATGAGGCGCGCGCCACCCAGATGGCCAGCCGTGCCTTGTCCCTTGGTCGCCCCGATGCGGCGACCCGCCTTGCAGATCTAGTAGTGGAACTGAACCGATGAATGCAGCGACGAAACTTCCCGGCGAACTCGGGGCGATCCATTTCATCGGAATCGGCGGGATCGGCATGTCGGGCATTGCCGAAGTGCTGATCACGCTTGGCTATCAGGTGCAGGGCTCGGATGCGAAACGCTCGAAGATCACAGACCGGCTCGAACAGCTGGGCGCGACGATCTTTGAAGGCCAGCGCGCGGAAAACATTGGCGAAGCCAGCGTCGTCGTGATCTCGACCGCGATCAAGAAGGGCAATCCCGAGCTGGAAGAGGCGCGCAGCCGCAAGCTGCCGGTGGTGCGCCGCGCCGAGATGCTGGCCGAGCTGATGCGGCTGAAGTCGAACGTCGCCATTGCGGGCACGCATGGCAAGACCACGACGACGACCATGGTCGCGACGCTGCTCGATGCGGGCGGCTTTGATCCGACCGTGATCAACGGCGGCGTCATCCATGCTTACGGCTCGAATGCGCGCGCCGGGGCGGGCGAATGGATGGTGGTCGAGGCCGACGAATCGGATGGCTCGTTCAACCGTTTGCCCGCGACTATCGCGATTGTGACCAATATCGACCCCGAGCATATGGAGCATTGGGGCTCGTTCGATGCCTTGCGCAAAGGCTTTCTCGATTTCGTCTCGAACATCCCCTTCTACGGTCTGGCGGTCTGCTGCACCGATCACGCCGAGGTGCAGGCTCTGGTCGGCAAGCTGACCGACCGCCGCGTCACCACCTTCGGCTTCAACGCGCAGGCCGATGTCCGCGCGATCAATCTGCATTATGAAAACGGCATCGCGCATTTCGATATCGCGTTGCAGGGCGAGGCCGGTCTCAATGACGGCGAGACCCCGGTGATCGAGGGCTGCACCCTGCCGATGCCGGGCGATCACAACGTCTCGAATGCGCTCTCGGCGGTTGCGGTGGCGCGCCATCTCGGCATGAAACGCGCCCAGATCCGCGAGGCTTTGGCGAAATTCGCCGGGGTGGGGCGCCGCTTCACCCGCGTGGGCGAGATCGACGGCGTCACCATCATCGACGATTATGGCCATCACCCGGTCGAGATCGCGGCGGTGCTGAAAGCCGCGCGGCAGGCGACCAAGGGCCGCGTTATCGCGGTGCACCAGCCCCATCGCTACACCCGGCTGTCGCATCTCTTCGAAGATTTCTGCACCTGCTTCAACGAGGCCGATGTCGTCGCGATTGCCGAGGTCTATGCGGCGGGGGAAGAGCCGATTGCCGGGGCGACCCGCGACGATCTGGTCGCTGGTCTGATCGCGCATGGCCATCGCCATGCCCGCGCCGTGCTGGACGAAGAAGATCTCGCCCGGCTGGTGCGCGAACAGGCGCGGCCCGGCGATATGGTGGTCTGCCTTGGTGCGGGCACGATTTCGACCTGGGCCAACAATCTGCCCGCGCGGCTGCAAGGGCAGGCCGCGTGACCGGGCTTGCCGCCCAGGCCTATGCGGCCGAGGCCGCCTGGCTGATGGCGGTGCTTTGGGCGATTGCCGCAAGTCTCGTGCCCTTCCTGCGCCTGCATTGGCGCCTGACCGCCTTCTGGGTCGTGGTCGGCTTTGGCGTCCCAGCCTTGGGCTGGCTGACCTTCGTTTGCGGGCCGGGGGCGGGGGGGCTGGTCTTCCTGCTCGGGCTTGGCGTTCTGGTCTGGCAGCCCTTCGCGCGCTGGCGGCGCTATAAATCCCATCAGAAAGCGGCACCGCCGCAACGGGCTGCATGAGCCAGCTGGTCGCGCCGATCGCGGTCAGCCTTGTCTTTTTCGCGCTCCAGACCGGCAGGCTGTTCGCCGCCGCGATCCGGGACGGCGACCGCCCGGTCTGGCTGACGATCCTGCTGGCCTTCGGGCTGCATCTCATCCTGCTCTGGTTTGCGGGCGCCATGGCGATGTCGGGCTATCCCGGCGTCATCCTGCTGACCGGCGTCTTTCTGGTGCTGGCCATTGGCGCCGGTCTTGGCCTGATCTTTGGCGCGCTGATCGGGCTTGTCACGCGGCGACGGGCCTAGGCGCGCCATGGATGTCCTTGTCCCCGTTCTCACGTTTCTGATCCTGCCGGGCCTCTGCCTTGGCATTGCCGCAGCTTTGCGCAATCTGGTGGGCGTGATCGTCAGCCTTGGCGCGACGGCGGCGATCTCGGTCTGGATCGTGGTGAGTTATCTGGCCGAGACCAACTATCTGCGCGGGCTGTGGCTCTGGGGGCTGATGGTGCTTTTGGGCGTCGCGGCGCTCTCGGGCCTGATTGGCTGGAGCGTCAGCCATCTGCGGGCTGGCAAAAAGGCGCGCAAAGGCCCGTGAAAGCCGGGGGAAGTGGCCTTCCAGCCTGCGCGTTTCGCTTCTGATCGCTGCGCTTGCGTGTTAGGAGCAGCCCATGACCGAGCTTGACCCAACCCCGATCCCCAGCGCCCGCGGCACTCTGAGCCAGGCGCGTTCTTTGTCCGATCTGACCTGGCTGCGCGTCGGCGGTCCGGCGGATTGGTTGTTCCAACCGGCGGATGCCGCTGATCTGGCCGCGTTTCTGGCCGCGCTCCATCACGCGCTTCCGGTCTTTCCGATTGGCGTCGGCTCGAATCTGATCGTGCGCGACGGCGGGTTGCGCGGGGTGGTCATTCGTCTGGGGCGCGGCTTCAACACGATCTCGACCGAGGGCGATCTGGTCGTCGCGGGCGCGGCGGCTCTGGATGCCCATGTCGCGCGCAAGGCCGCGGATCAGGGGCTCGACCTCACCTTCTTGCGCACGATCCCCGGTGCCATCGGCGGCGCGGTGCGGATGAATGCGGGCTGCTATGGCGCCTATGTCGCCGATCATCTGGTCTCGGCCCGCGCGATCACCCGCGACGGGCGCGCGGTCGAGCTGTCGCCGCAGGATTTCGCCTTCGCCTATCGCCATTCCGAGCTGCCCGAGGGCTGGGTGCTGACCGAAGCGACCTTCCGCGCCGAGCGCGGCGATCCCGCCGCCCTTCATGCCAAGATGGAAGAGCAGCTGGCGCGGCGCGATGCCAGCCAGCCGACCAAGGACCGCACGGCGGGCTCGACCTTCCGCAACCCGGCGGGATTCTCTTCGACCGGGCGCGCCGATGATTCCCACGAGCTCAAGGCCTGGTCGCTGATCGAGGCGGCGGGGCTGCGCGGCTATCGGCTGGGCGATGCGATGATGAGCGAGAAGCACCCGAATTTTCTGATCAACGCGGGCAATGCCACCGCCGCCGAGCTGGAGAATCTTGGCGAATTCGTGCGTCAGAAGGTGCGCGAAAGCTCGGGCCATGACCTGCAATGGGAGGTCATCCGCATCGGTGAGCCAAGCCCCGCCCGCTAGGTGAATTCGCACGAATTAGGCCTTTTGTGCCAATTGGTTTGACGCTACACTTGCCGCAAGGGCGCGGGATCGCAGACGAACTGCGGCAGATGCCCGAACGAGGACAGAACCCTGAAAATACAGGGTTGAAAGGCAAGACGTGGCGGGCGAGTCGAGCAGGACAGCCCCGACAGTCGCAGTCCTGATGGGAGGGCCCTCCGCCGAGCGCGAGGTGTCCTTGTCGTCCGGGCGGGAATGCGCCAAGGCGCTGCGGCAGGCGGGCTATGAGGTCACCGAGATTGACGCGGGCAAGGATCTGCCTGCGCGCCTGGCCGAGGTCCGGCCCGATATCTGCTTCAATGCCCTGCACGGTCGTTTTGGCGAGGATGGCTGCATTCAGGGCCTGCTCGATTGGCTGGGCTATCGCTATACCCATTCCGGCGTGCTCGCCTCGGCTTTGGCCATGGACAAGACCCGCGCGAAAGAGGCCTTTCGCGTCGCGGGCCTGCCGGTCACCGACAGCGTCATTGCCGACCGCGACGAGGTGAAGGCGCGTCACGTGATGCAGCCGCCCTATGTCGTCAAACCGAATTCCGAAGGCTCGTCGGTCGGCGTCTATATCGTCACCGATGGCGCGAATGGTCCGCCGCAGCTGTCCGACGAGATGCCCGCCCGCGTCATGGTCGAGACCTATCTGCCCGGACGCGAGCTGACCACCGCCGTCATGGGCGACCGCGCGCTTGGCGTGACCGAGATCGTCACCGACGGCTGGTATGATTATCACGCGAAATATGCGCCCGGTGGCTCGCGCCATGTCGTGCCCGCCGAGATCCCCGCCGAGATCGCCGCCGCCTGCGCAGATTACGCCATCCGCGCCCATCGCGCGCTTGGCTGCAAGGGCCTGTCGCGC
This window encodes:
- a CDS encoding UDP-N-acetylglucosamine--N-acetylmuramyl-(pentapeptide) pyrophosphoryl-undecaprenol N-acetylglucosamine transferase is translated as MTAPLCLIAAGGTGGHMFPAQALSEELLKRGWRVKLSTDERGARYAGAFPAAVPREIVASATTARGGALAKLGVPFRIASGVLAARRAMKADRPAVVVGFGGYPTIPAMSAALTLGIPRMIHEANGVMGRVNRAFATRVDLVACGIWPTDLPKGAKGIYTGNPIRAAVEAYVGAPYQAPRADTPLHVLVIGGSQGARVLSKVVPEAIAGLPPEICARLSLSHQARAEDADEVSATYRAARIAADVQPFFADVPERLAACQLVISRSGASSVADIAAIGRPSILIPFAAATGDHQTANSRALAEAGAAVVLPESVLDVESLRRDIRAILSDEARATQMASRALSLGRPDAATRLADLVVELNR
- the murC gene encoding UDP-N-acetylmuramate--L-alanine ligase, which encodes MNAATKLPGELGAIHFIGIGGIGMSGIAEVLITLGYQVQGSDAKRSKITDRLEQLGATIFEGQRAENIGEASVVVISTAIKKGNPELEEARSRKLPVVRRAEMLAELMRLKSNVAIAGTHGKTTTTTMVATLLDAGGFDPTVINGGVIHAYGSNARAGAGEWMVVEADESDGSFNRLPATIAIVTNIDPEHMEHWGSFDALRKGFLDFVSNIPFYGLAVCCTDHAEVQALVGKLTDRRVTTFGFNAQADVRAINLHYENGIAHFDIALQGEAGLNDGETPVIEGCTLPMPGDHNVSNALSAVAVARHLGMKRAQIREALAKFAGVGRRFTRVGEIDGVTIIDDYGHHPVEIAAVLKAARQATKGRVIAVHQPHRYTRLSHLFEDFCTCFNEADVVAIAEVYAAGEEPIAGATRDDLVAGLIAHGHRHARAVLDEEDLARLVREQARPGDMVVCLGAGTISTWANNLPARLQGQAA
- a CDS encoding DUF2484 family protein produces the protein MTGLAAQAYAAEAAWLMAVLWAIAASLVPFLRLHWRLTAFWVVVGFGVPALGWLTFVCGPGAGGLVFLLGLGVLVWQPFARWRRYKSHQKAAPPQRAA
- the murB gene encoding UDP-N-acetylmuramate dehydrogenase, producing MTELDPTPIPSARGTLSQARSLSDLTWLRVGGPADWLFQPADAADLAAFLAALHHALPVFPIGVGSNLIVRDGGLRGVVIRLGRGFNTISTEGDLVVAGAAALDAHVARKAADQGLDLTFLRTIPGAIGGAVRMNAGCYGAYVADHLVSARAITRDGRAVELSPQDFAFAYRHSELPEGWVLTEATFRAERGDPAALHAKMEEQLARRDASQPTKDRTAGSTFRNPAGFSSTGRADDSHELKAWSLIEAAGLRGYRLGDAMMSEKHPNFLINAGNATAAELENLGEFVRQKVRESSGHDLQWEVIRIGEPSPAR
- a CDS encoding D-alanine--D-alanine ligase is translated as MAGESSRTAPTVAVLMGGPSAEREVSLSSGRECAKALRQAGYEVTEIDAGKDLPARLAEVRPDICFNALHGRFGEDGCIQGLLDWLGYRYTHSGVLASALAMDKTRAKEAFRVAGLPVTDSVIADRDEVKARHVMQPPYVVKPNSEGSSVGVYIVTDGANGPPQLSDEMPARVMVETYLPGRELTTAVMGDRALGVTEIVTDGWYDYHAKYAPGGSRHVVPAEIPAEIAAACADYAIRAHRALGCKGLSRTDFRWDETRGLDGLVLLELNNQPGMTPTSLAPEQAAKVGISFPELCDWIVKEALCSE